The following is a genomic window from Drosophila busckii strain San Diego stock center, stock number 13000-0081.31 chromosome 2L, ASM1175060v1, whole genome shotgun sequence.
gcaggcaggcagcgtAGCCTTTGAGCATTTAGCTTGGCTTAGTTTGtgtgcagttttgtttttatttctattagcaggcaactgatgctgctgctgcgccaacGAGGCTAAAtgaaaaccagcagcagcagcagcagcagcagcatgcccAAGCTGGCCAGCTGAGTTAAGCTTAGCTCGCGGTGGGGCATGCAGGTTGATATTTCAATGAACGAGCAAATCGCTGCGACTAAGGCAAATCGCTGTTAGTTAAATGTTggcgcaaaaagaaaagcaaacgcattttaaatattaaatttgcagacgcaacacacacacacacacatgcttggTTGTCTTGTaacatgtggcatgcagcagttaatattttacaagCATTTTACTTTCAACATAATTACAGGTGCAGCTAGAAGTAGCTAGAAAACTATTtgcccaacaacaaacacacacacacacagacagcaacaacacatgcatacataatttAACATAGCACTTGGACAACATTAATGTGTGTATGGGCTTTGCTGAAGCTGCAAGCGCTGAGTGCTGCGGCTGCTAGACTAAAAAGCGagctggctgcagctgctgtgcatattttgcagctaatacatacataagtttTCACTGCTTTTAAGAGAATTTTTTTGtcgtataaatatatatattttattgctatgcTAAGGCTTTACCTGCGCCTTGGCTTGGGCGCACGCTCAACTTAAACTTAACAAACACATTTATAGTTTTACTTACTGCTTGAAAGTGTAAAATTCGTATTCGAAATCAAAGCTAATTCAAACATAAAACGCACCTGATAAGCAACTGCATTTAGTTTACACACTGTGCTCTTATCTTATCACTAAgaataaaacattaatttgcatgtTCTTAGCTTGACatcagcttaaaaatataattagcatGCCAGCTGTTtgattaaagcaaacaacattATATTTTCGACTGTAGTTTTTAGTGGCAAAGTTGCGAAAGCCCCGTcaggcattaaaaatataacatcAACAATTTAACTATGTTTGAGTAGCTTGCGCAAATTGTCTCCATTTCCCACGCTTTACTCtcgctgtatgtgtgtctgtgtgtgttaaatCTTAACAGCCAACAATTAAGTCGCATAATAACGAACGTTTTgcgtaaatttaaaaagtttttaatgccACACACTTGCGGGCTTTTTTAACTTCCATTCACTGTCAGATAAGCGGCTTGCAAAAGTTtcttccacacacacacacacatacgcatacacatacagttaTCCAAACTGCAAGTACAACTACCATaactatataataaatgaagtacaagacaagcacacacagcaaccaaaaactatagcaacaattaatttgtgtaaACGCATCGCTGCTTGACTTTCCGCCTCGAAGCCAACTGAATGCCATAAAAACGTGACTAGTCTCTATCTTTATTACCAAATCACAAAACACTTGAATTACTACAAAATAACCAAGTCAACTCAGCTgtgtgctttatatttatattagctttagttttagttcaGCGCGTcttgctgctttagctgcaaAAAATTCGCCTTGTTTGCCTTACGATCCGTCTTACCATTAGGCAGACGTTTCAGATCGTCCACAATGATAGCTCCAGCATGTAAGTGCAAATGCTTGGCCCTCTCATGCTGCTGCACATAACCGACAACATCCTGAGCAGTTATTTGTGCACCAGACATTTTGACAACGACTGCGGCAGCTTCATCGCCGTACTCATCACTGAAAATGCCAAAGGCACAGACATCTGCAACGCCTGGCATTTTGGCTATAATATCCTCAATTTCTCGTGGATAATACTTAAAGTTGATATACTTCAACATTTCCTTCTTGCGATCTACAAGATACAGAAATCCATCGTCATCTACATAGCCCAAGTCACCAGAGTGAAACCATAAATCCTTGTCCTGCATCTTGCTAGTCTCTGCTGGATCACCATAATAGCCAGCCCAGTATTGTTTACTCCTATGACATACCTCACCCACTTCATTTGCTCCTAGAGCCTTTCCATGCtcattgattatttttaactgAAAACCAGGAGTGACTCGACCCACTGCATTTGTCTTCtcatcaaaataaaagttaatgcaTCCATATCCAGTAATCTCTGACATGCTGTAAAGAAAGTTCATAGCTCCTTTCTGCACTTTGCTTCGGAACTGTTTCTGATTCTCTACGGAGCAGGGCCCACCTCCATAAAGTATTCTACGCAAGCTACTCAGATCTGTCTTCTCGAATTCCTCACAGTTCACCAGTTGAGCCAACTGTCCACTAGCAAACAGACACCAAGTAACTTTGTACTTTTCAAGAAAACTCAGCACATGGGCGCGATCAAAATCAGCGTCTGCTATAACTGACATTGCGCCGAAAGCTCCACCAATAATAGATCGCATAAGTCCGCTCATCCAATCAAATGTGCTGTTTGTAAACATTATGTCATCCGATGTTACAGCGCtgtatcaaaatatataatgatttaaatgaattaactAAAGATTTTAAGCTTACAAGCACTCATTGAAATATCCGTGCGTATTGCGTGCAGTAACAGCTTTAGGTAATCCTGTAGATCCGGAAGAGGACAATATAGCCAATGTTTGATCATTGCCATTTTCCAAGCGTGCTGGTGAAAAATTCTCTTCAATGGGCGTTCTTAGCAGCTCCTCAATTCTAATAGAGCCCTCTGGGTAATTACGCATTGTTATGATCTTAACTTGCAGCTGCTCAGTGGCCGCTTTTATTTTCTCGTACTCATCTCCATCGCAGAAAATAATTCGAGGCCTGGTTATAGCAAAGAGTTTTTCAATTGTAGTTTGTTGACCTTTCCAGTTCAGGGCATGATATGCAATTCcattaaaaaaacaagcataaacCACAGAACATATGTGCGTAGTATTTCTAGCTGCGATTCCAACAATATCCGTTTGTTTTAATCCCAAGCTTCTCAAATAGCTGGCAATTCGCATGGAATTTGATAGTAGCTCCTCATGAGTGAGCACTGTACCTTCAGTGGCAGATATctgttgaaataaaatgttttataccTCACTGGAATgctatacaattaattaatttgaatacctgtgcaattttctttggatgctgctgcagcacttcAAAAATTATCTGTCCAACGGAATCATCTTTTGGAAATAATAGTGGAGCCTGCTTGCTGCtccaaatattttgtgctgaATCATAGCTGACTTCTGGTTTGTACATTTCGCTTTCAGCTCACCTCAATTACTAACgtgcaacaaatttggttacgcattttatacaattgtttTGGATTATGTGTGATAATTATGATTTAAGattttatgattatgattaGATTATGACATTAATGTTGGTCGCAGACGACACACGCAATCACGTACACTGCTTATGTTATATCTAATTATTATATCGGATCTTTAAAAACCGGGACTAtatacataccaaatttgaaCTCTCTTCCATTATAGTCCCTGAATTCTTATAGCTCCCGTTGCTGGAGAGGAAGTCAGTCAGACGAACACGGGTGTACTCAGTTGGGCTTGCTGATCGAAAATATAGAATACAGGGTCTGTCACGCcctcttattttattttcatctTCGTGATGCCCTTttccaatttttaaaaaaaagttaaagtgtattattaaaacaacaactatgTTATCAACTGAGACAAATGCCTTATCTATTTTGTAAGATAAATGTTTAGATATAAGCATAAAGCTCTAGCAAACTCTAGCACGTTCGTTAATTTGAATCATtaacttatttgtttttgatataAGTTCAGTTAAGTTATTCATGTTAAACAAGCGTATGATACGGATatagattttttaattaaatatatatatatataagatacTTTATTCGGCCAGTGAAACTGCAAGTGAAGCTTGAGTTTACTTCGCAATTTCATATTATTAAGGTAAATATTCAGATCTACATACGCAGATAGCTTAAGCTCGTTTGCTAAgtttcttaattaatttatcttaaagtattatttatagctgatcacctttcttatttattatgtataccTTCAATCTGTATATGAATATAACATTGAATTTCTAATCATCTCGTTActtcatatataatatatatacattagtTCTGTTATGTTATGAGCCAACTGTGAGTTATGAACCAAATGGTGAGCTCACTTTTGTTTAGTTGatcaagcatttaaaatgtttaatttcttACTCCCAACTCACCTGCCTAAGCTACAAACGTGCCTTTGTCttaattttgcagcaatttgtagTTTGACGAAAGCTCAACTAATTGAgtttttatcttttaatttcttgcacattttaaatgtatttctaCTTTAGCCAGCCAGGCCACTTTGCTTGCCACTCtgctattgtttgcttttggatTTTGCTATGTTTTATGCCAATTTAGAAGCATTTGTTTTACGGCTTGCcgcataaattattgtattatttttatggccGCCATAATGCTGAGCCAATGCGTCTCTGGTCATTTCATTAATGGTGTTTGTCTGCAAATGGATTATTTTCAACTTGCTTTGCCATTTATTAGATAGCGCACTTAATTAGTTGCTAAGCAATgagcatttgaaatgcaagcagctgctaagctgtcttttttacatatatatatatatatgtcggATATAATCATCATTGTTTGCTCATTCAAACAGCTCACTAAgtggcaatttaattataaatggaaagcatataaaaatatatattgataagAGCAGTAAGCttagccataaatatttattttatacaagttGCAGACTTAAACTTGAAACAACCTAACATAATAAAAGCTACATATGCAGCTCTGTTTAATTATAGAAATAGAACTAATCACTTTCTTGTTGCAATCATTGTTGTGTTTATGATTGTGCTTGATAGACGAAAGTCAAAgtgaattgcattttatttgatataattTGGGGCACAGATAAAGATTTGGGTTGCCTAGCAATACCTATCTTAGAACTTATAAAAGGCGTaactaaattacttttacGTTAGTAGATTATACGTATTATAAGTGTACATCATGTACTGTAAGCCAGAAGTCGGCTACGATTCAGCTCAAAATATTTGGAGCAGCAAGCAAGCTCTACTATTATTTCCAAAAGATAATTCGGTTGGACAGATAATTTTTgaagtgctgcagcagcatccaaagaaaattgcacaggtatttaaattaattaattaattgaaaaataacattataattaaacagATATCTGCCGCTGAACGTACAGTGCTCACTCGTGAGCAGCTACTATCAAATTCCATGCGAATTGCCAGTTATTTGAGAAACTTGGGATTGAAGCAAACGGATATTGTGGCAATCGCAGCTAGAAATACTacgaatatattttttgaatggAATCGCATATCATGCTCTGAACTGGAAAGGTCAACCAACTACAATTGAAAAACTCTTAGCTATAACTAAGCCTCAGATTATTTTCTGCGATGGAGATGAGTAcgagaaaataaaagcagccaCTGAGCAGCAGTTACGATCATAACAATACGTAATTACCCAGAAGGCTCTATGAGAATTGAGGAGCTGCTAAAGACGCCCATTGAAGAGAATTTTTACCAGCACGCTTGAAAAATGGCAATGATCAAACATTGGCTATTTTATCTACCTCCGGAACTACAGGAACACCAAAAGCTGTTACTGTAAGTAATACGCACGGATATTTCAATGCATATCTGTGAGTAGCATATTTTCACTTAcatatgctaaatattaaaatagttaattaataCGAAACAGCGCTGTAGCGTCGGCTCACATAATTTTTACAAGCAGCTCATGTGATTGGGTGAGCGGCGCAGTGACAAGTTTAGCTGACTCTAAATTTAGTGCGGAAATGATGCTGCGTATTATTGAAAAGTACAAAGTTACTTGGTTAGTATTAGCATCTGTACAAATGGTGGACTGTGCAGCCTCTGAGCAGTCAGATCTGAGCAGCTTgcaaagaatattttatgGAGGTGGGCTCTGCTCAAAGACAGTTTCGAAGCAAAGTACAGAAAGGCGCTTTGGCGTTTTGCTTTAGTATGACAGAGATTACTGGATATGGATTCATAAACTTTCATTTTGATGATAAGATAAATGCTGTGGGTCGAGCCACTGCTGGGCTCCACTTGAAGATAACTAATGAGCATGGAAAGGCTCTAGCAGCTAGTGAAGTAGGTGAGGTATGCTTTAGCTATAAGCAAAACTGGGTTGGCTATTATGGTGATCGAGCAGAGAGTAGCAAGATCCAGGACACGGATTTGTGGCTTCACTCTGGTGACATGGGCTATGGATGGTTTTATATTTCTGCTGGGTCGTAAGAAGGAAATGCTAAGATATAATACCACCATGTACTATCCCGTAGAAATAGAGGTTATCATTGCTGAAATGCCTGAAGTGTCTGATGTGTGCGtctttggcatttttagtGATGAGTACGGCGATGAAGCTGCCGCAGTCGTTGTCAAAACGTTAGACGCACAAATAACTGCGCAGGACGTTGTCGAATATGTACAGCAGCATGCGAAGGCCAAGCATCTGCATTTGCATGCTGGAGCTATAATTGTGGACGATCTGAAACGTCTG
Proteins encoded in this region:
- the LOC108595272 gene encoding 4-coumarate--CoA ligase 1; translated protein: MRNYPEGSIRIEELLRTPIEENFSPARLENGNDQTLAILSSSGSTGLPKAVTARNTHGYFNECFAVTSDDIMFTNSTFDWMSGLMRSIIGGAFGAMSVIADADFDRAHVLSFLEKYKVTWCLFASGQLAQLVNCEEFEKTDLSSLRRILYGGGPCSVENQKQFRSKVQKGAMNFLYSMSEITGYGCINFYFDEKTNAVGRVTPGFQLKIINEHGKALGANEVGEVCHRSKQYWAGYYGDPAETSKMQDKDLWFHSGDLGYVDDDGFLYLVDRKKEMLKYINFKYYPREIEDIIAKMPGVADVCAFGIFSDEYGDEAAAVVVKMSGAQITAQDVVGYVQQHERAKHLHLHAGAIIVDDLKRLPNVCLVAFNYANGSSNASSCHGNELELLTVPGIEPFFAPCESRLEGDGWTIIQRRLDGRVSFDRSWQEYRDGFVSNKALN
- the LOC108595263 gene encoding LOW QUALITY PROTEIN: 4-coumarate--CoA ligase 1-like (The sequence of the model RefSeq protein was modified relative to this genomic sequence to represent the inferred CDS: inserted 6 bases in 4 codons); translation: MYCKPEVGYDSAQNIWSSKQALLLFPKDNSVGQIIFEVLQQHPKKIAQISAAERTVLTREQLLSNSMRIASYLRNLGLKQTDIVAIAARNTTNIXFLNGIAYHALNWKGQPTTIEKLLAITKPQIIFCDGDEYEKIKAATEQXVTIITIRNYPEGSMRIEELLKTPIEENFXPARLKNGNDQTLAILSTSGTTGTPKAVTVSNTHGYFNAYLMTEITGYGFINFHFDDKINAVGRATAGLHLKITNEHGKALAASEVGEVCFSYKQNWVGYYGDRAESSKIQDTDLWLHSGDMGYXDGFIFLLGRKKEMLRYNTTMYYPVEIEVIIAEMPEVSDVCVFGIFSDEYGDEAAAVVVKTLDAQITAQDVVEYVQQHAKAKHLHLHAGAIIVDDLKRLPNGKTDRKANKAHFLKLRQ